The DNA window GCCCGCGACCCACGCGGCCTCCTCGTCGGGGCGCGCGTCGCCGTCGTCGGCGTCGGTCCCACCCCCGCCGAAGTCGTCCGTGAGCCCTGCCTGTTTCATGCGCGTTCCTTCGACGTTACGGGCTAAAAACCTCGGCTTTTCGCCGGACGACGGTCGGAGTCGACCGACGGGCGCGGCGGCGCGCGCGCCCGGAGGAGACGCGCGCCGAGCGGCCACCGATGGCCGAAAGCGAGGAGTATACGGCCCGAAGCGCCCGAATACCTGAACCGAGCCGACGAGTCGTCTAGACGCAAAACATATACCGTGGCATGACATACCATGGGTTAGAACGATGGCCGACCACGCAGATTCCGAGCGGACGAATCGGTCGCAGGCCGCCGCGGCGCGGTCCGGCGAGACGAACGGACTCGGCGGCGTCGAGTCCTACGAGGTGGACGGCGGGGTGGTCTTCTACGATCCCCAGAATCCGCTCGCGTGGGTCGAAACGTCGGAGACGTACGAACTGAAAGACTGTCTGTGAACTCCCGTCGGGGTCGCACTCGCTAGGGACGCGACTCCGACGGACGCCTTTTTCCGCACCGCCGGGCTCCGTCTCCGAGCACTCGCGACGCAACTCGGGGTGACTCGGACGCCGCCGACTCGCCGGCAGAAACGTTGCCGTCGCCGCCGACGGACGACGAGCGCCGGGCGGAACCCCTTTCCGCGGGTCGCCCCTCCGTTCGACCATGCAGACGGTTCGTGACGACGCCGGGAAGCGCTACCTCCTCGTGAAACGGTCCGGCGAGTCCAGCCGCGTTCGGGATCCCGAGACCGGCACGGAGCAGTACCGCTCGAACGACGAACTCACGTTCGAGGGGGTGTCTCCGCTGGTCACCGCCGCCGGCGCGGTTCCCGACTCCGTCCGGCGCGTCCTGAGTGCGACGCACGACGACCGCTCGCTCGGACTCCTCGTGGAAGTCACAGACCGCGGTCCGCTCTCGGTCGTTGAACTCCTCGACGCCTACGACCTCTGTGAGTCCGACCTCCACGGCCTCCTCGGAGAACTCCGCGCCGCCGACCTCCTGACGGAAACGCGCGTCCACGGCGAACGGGGGTACGACGCGACGGAGACGGCGCGGGACGCCGTGTCCCGCCTCCGTTCGACGGCGGACGGTCCGGGAACGACCGGCGACGACGGCGGGCGGCGCAGGTTCGACGGGGAGACGACCGAGGCCAAGACGACCGAAGCCGAGAGAGAAGAGGAGTGAGCGATTCGAGGCGGGACGGCGGCCGTTCAGTCGTCGGCGAGTGAGGCGGCGGCCGCGAGGTCGGCGGCGTCCTCGTGGCGGACGGACGACCGGTTCGTCGTCGGGTTCTTCTCGACGGTGACGAGTTCGTCCGCGGCCCCGACGAGTTCGTCGTCGTGGCTGACGATGATTATCTGGCGGACGCCCAGTCCGCGCATCTCCCCGACGAGGTCCACGAGGCGCGAGACGTGCCCCGAGTCGAGGAACACCGTCGGTTCGTCGAGGATGAGAGGCGGCATCGGCGCGGCCCCCTCGATACCCTCGGCGAGCAGTCGGTAGATGGCGCACCGAAGCGAGAGGTTGAACAGGGCGCGTTCGCCGCCCGATAACTGTTCGGGGTCGAGTGCGGTGCCGTCCTTCTGGAAGACGGTAAGTTCGTACTCGCCGTCGAGGCGGATGCGCGAGTAGGCGTCGTTGCCGTAGACGAGGTCGAACGTCTCGTTCAGCATGCGTTCGAGGCTCTCGACGTTCCGGCGGCGAAGTTCGGCCCGGAGGTCGCCGTACATCGCCTCTAACTCCTCGGTCTCCTCGTGGAGCGATTCGAGGGCGTCGACGCGTTCGGCCAACTCCGCGCGGTCCTCGCGCAGTTCCTCCAACTGCTTCAGTTCGCCCTTGACGCCGCCGATGTCGTTCTGCAGGCCGTCGCGCGTCTCGCGCAGTTCCTCCAGTTTCACCTCGACTTTCTCCAGATACTCCTCGGCGTCGTCCCGTTTCTGCTCCGCCTCCGCGACCTTCTCCTCGTCGACCTTCTCCGCGAGTTCGCGCCGGCGCTCTCGCTTCTCGGCGAGGAACTCCCGGCGTTCGTCGTTCCGGTCGGCGATGTCCTCGCGGCGTTCGCGGAGGCGTTCGACCCGTTCCTCGGCGTCGGACCGCCGCTCCCGGAGGTCCTCCACCGCGTCGAGTCGCTCCCGTTCGGCGTCGATTTCGTCCAACTCCGATTCCAGCTCCGACACCGTCTCTCCGACCTCGGCGGCGGCCTCCGCCTGCGTCTCCGCCGCCTCGCGTTTCTCCTCGGCCTCGGCGTCGAGTTCCTCGGCGCGTTCGCGCTTCGACTCGGCCTCTTCGCGCTTCGACTCCACTTTCTCGCGCGCGTCGGCGATGCGCTCCTCGAACAGCTCCCGGTTGCGGCGGAGCTCCTCGATGCGGTTCTCCGTCTCCACGAGGCGTTCGGCCGCCTCGACCCGGTCCCGGAGCGACTCCCTGCGTTCGCGGAGGGTTTCCAGTTCCGCCTCTAACTCCTCGATTCGATCCTCGTACTCCTCGACGGAGTCCACGTGCGGGGAGTCCTCGACGGGTTGGCCGCACTCGGGGCACTTCCCGGCGTCCAGCAGTTCCTCGGCGTCGGCGAGTCGTTCGCGGACCGACTCCAGTTCGGCCTTCGCGTCCGCCACGTCGTCGCGCACGGCGTCGAGCTCCTCCCGAACCGACTCCCTGTGGTCCGCCGCCTCGCCGACCGAGACGGGGGCGTCGTCGAACCGGGTCGAGAGGTCGTCGAGTTCCGACTCCAGTTCGTCGAGGTTCGACTCCCGGTCTTCGAGTTCGGCGCCGGCCTCCTCGGCCTCGGCGTCGAGTTCCTCGGCCCGACTCCGTTTCTCCGCGGCGCGCGAGTCGAACTCCTCGGCTCGTTCCGCCAGCTTCTCTGCCTGATTCGAGAGCATCGTCTCCCGCTTCCGCGTCTCGGTCAACTCCTCGCGTACCTCGTCTTCGCGCGCGCGCAATTCGTCGCGGCGGGTCTCGACCGCCTCCCCGTCGGCGGCGTCCAGTCCGGCGGCCTCGCGTCGCTCCTCTATCTTCGACTCCAGCGTCTCGATGCGCTCGGTGGCGTCTCGCACGTCCTCGCGCAGGTCCTCTCGGGTCCGTTCGTCGGCCGCGATGGACTCCCGGAGGTCCTCGATGTCGGATTCGAGCGAATCGAGCTTCTCGCGCCGTTCCTCGTACTCCGAGAGGATGCGGTCGTTCTCCTCGTACGTCTCGCGGGCGCGTTCGCGGTTCTCCTCGAAACGCTCGATTTCGGATTCGACTTCCGACAGCTCCGTCTCCAACTCGTTCAGTCGGTCGTGGAGTCCGGCCTCCTCTTTGGCCTCGATCTGGGAGTCCAGCTTCGAGAGCGCGCCGCGCTTCTCGCCGAGGACGTCCTCGATGCCGAGGCGCGCCTGCCCGGCGCGTTCGCGGTACTCCTCCAGCTTCCCGAGTTGGAGGAGGTCGTCTATCATATCCTGCCGTTGGGCCGGCGTCGCGTTGATGAGCTTGTTCACCTCGCCCTGCCGGACGTACGCGCAGTTGACGAACGCCTCCGCGTCCATCCGAAGCAAGGAGGTGACGAACGAACGTACGTCGCGCGCGCCGTCCGCCTCGACGCCGGGGCCGTCGAGCGTGCACGTCGCGGTCTGCACCCGGTCGCCGGACCGGCGCAGACGGCGTTCGACGTGGTACTCCTCGCCGTCGTGGGTGAACCACAGTTCGATCTCCGTCTCGTCCTCGCCTGTCGTCATGACGTCGCCGAGATTCTCGTCGAGGGCGTGCGCGCCGTAGAGGGCGAAGAAACACGCCTCCAAGAGCGAGGACTTCCCGCTCCCGTTCAACCCGTGGATGACCGTGACGCCGTCGGCCAACTGCAGGTCGGTGTCGTCGTACGGCTTGAAGTTCCGCAGTTTGATTCGGTCGAAGCGCATCTAGAAGTCCTCCATCGTGAACTGCCCGTTCGTCTCCGCGTCCGGTTCCGTCGCGTCTCGTTCCGTCTCGGACTCCGCGTCCGGCCCCGCCTCTCCGTCCGCGGCCGGGTCCGCGTCCGTGTCGGTTTCCGCGTCGGCGTCCGCACTCATATCGGTATCCGCAGTCGCGTCGGCGTCGGCGTCCGCACCGACCGTCGCCGCGCGGCCGTCTTCGGCGGCGGCCGGGGTTTCGACGGCCACCTCGTCCGGGGGGGATTCTTCGGCGGAAACGGCGTCCGCCGTCTCGTCGCCCTCACTCGGGTCGTCCGCGTCCGTCTCGGAACCCGCCTCCGAACCGTCGCCCTCGCCCGCGTCCGACGACGGTTCGGCCGACTCGAACGCCGACAGGTCGCCGTCGTCCATCAGGGAGGCGACGCGGGACCTGACCTCCTCGCGCACCTTCGAGTCGGGCGTCTTGCTCGCGCGAATCGTCTCGTCTACGTCGCGGGCGGCCGTCGAGAGGCCGAGGTCCGATACCCGTTCTCGAACCGCGTCGTCGGGGTCGGCGAACGTGACGTCGAGCGACGACTCCGTTTCGAGTTCGCGCCGGTCCGTCACGCGGGCGATTAGCGCGCCGCGTTCGGCGGCGAACTCCTCTATCGAGGCGGGTGTGACGGGTTCGCCCTCGCCCGTCACCTCGACGACGACGACGGCGTCCGTCAAGTCGTGTTGGCGGACCTGTTCGCGGACGCGTTCGACGCCCTCGCCCTCCTTGAGTTCGACCGAGACGAACCGAAACGGCCGGGTGTCGAGCGACTTCCGGCGGATGTCCACCTCGCCGTCGAAGGCGACGATGTTGTATCCGCGTCCGGGTTCTTCGCTCGTACTCGCCCGTTCCGTGGACCCGCAGTAGGTGACCCACGTGTCCCGCACCTCCTCGACGCCCGGCGCGTGGTTGTCGCCCAGCAAGACGGCGTCGAACGCGACGTTCGACTCCGCGAGGACCGTCTCCGTCTCCCAGTTCGCGTGCGCGAAGGGGGTGAACAGTCCGTGCGCGACGAGGGCGGCGTGGGCGGCGTCGTGCGGTTCGAAGTCGTACGTCAGGTCGTCGCGGCGCGACTCCGGCACGTGGTCGAGTCCGTAGAAGGCGGTGTCGCCGACCACGCGGGGTTCGCGTCCGAGTCGTTCCGCGAGTCCGAGGTTCTCGAAGAGGTCCAACCACTGGCCGCCCCGCGTCGACTCGTGGTTGCCGACGATGGCCAAGAACGGTACGTCCGCCTCCTCTAAGCGGCGGAGAGCGGAGAGCGTCCCGAGCAAGTCGCGGAGTTCCGGCCGCCTGTCGTGGAACAGGTCGCCCGCGTGGACGACGGCGTCTACGTCCTCCGAGACGGCGTCTTCGACCACTTGCTCGAAGGCGTCGAGAAAGTCGCGGCGGCGTTCCGGCGAGTGGTACTGCTGGTACCCGATGTGGGTGTCGCCGGTGTGTATCACCCGTGTCATCTGTCCCGAGGTTGGCCAGCGCCCGGTAAAACCGTTCCGTGACCGGAGCGAAACTGGTCGGCGTCTCCGCTCTCGGCGTCGGTTCGGGCCGCAGACCGGAGTCGCCGGAGGACCGCGAGGGCGCGACGGCCGCGTTCGACCGCCGCCTCGTCGCCCGCGGCGCGGGCGTCCCCTACGGCGCGCGCGAGGGCATCGACGTTCCCCTCGGCGACGAACGCCGCGGCGTCGCGCACACACGGCAAGCACGCTACGGCGTCGGCGATGGTCGCTTCGTACTCCGCCTCCCGTCGAGGTGCGGTTCCCTCGGCCAACTCTCGGAGGGCGTCTCGAACCTCCCCGTTCGGGTCGGAGTCGGCCGTCGCGGAGTCGGACGCGACGGCGTCGAAACCGGACTCGTCGGCGGTCGTCTCGCGTGCGGGCGTCTGCGTCACGGGACGAATGGTCCCGTTATCTGACTTAAATGTTCAGCGTGTAGAGACGCTTTCGCGCGTCGGAGAAG is part of the Halopelagius longus genome and encodes:
- a CDS encoding DUF7331 family protein; translation: MADHADSERTNRSQAAAARSGETNGLGGVESYEVDGGVVFYDPQNPLAWVETSETYELKDCL
- the rad50 gene encoding DNA double-strand break repair ATPase Rad50 yields the protein MRFDRIKLRNFKPYDDTDLQLADGVTVIHGLNGSGKSSLLEACFFALYGAHALDENLGDVMTTGEDETEIELWFTHDGEEYHVERRLRRSGDRVQTATCTLDGPGVEADGARDVRSFVTSLLRMDAEAFVNCAYVRQGEVNKLINATPAQRQDMIDDLLQLGKLEEYRERAGQARLGIEDVLGEKRGALSKLDSQIEAKEEAGLHDRLNELETELSEVESEIERFEENRERARETYEENDRILSEYEERREKLDSLESDIEDLRESIAADERTREDLREDVRDATERIETLESKIEERREAAGLDAADGEAVETRRDELRAREDEVREELTETRKRETMLSNQAEKLAERAEEFDSRAAEKRSRAEELDAEAEEAGAELEDRESNLDELESELDDLSTRFDDAPVSVGEAADHRESVREELDAVRDDVADAKAELESVRERLADAEELLDAGKCPECGQPVEDSPHVDSVEEYEDRIEELEAELETLRERRESLRDRVEAAERLVETENRIEELRRNRELFEERIADAREKVESKREEAESKRERAEELDAEAEEKREAAETQAEAAAEVGETVSELESELDEIDAERERLDAVEDLRERRSDAEERVERLRERREDIADRNDERREFLAEKRERRRELAEKVDEEKVAEAEQKRDDAEEYLEKVEVKLEELRETRDGLQNDIGGVKGELKQLEELREDRAELAERVDALESLHEETEELEAMYGDLRAELRRRNVESLERMLNETFDLVYGNDAYSRIRLDGEYELTVFQKDGTALDPEQLSGGERALFNLSLRCAIYRLLAEGIEGAAPMPPLILDEPTVFLDSGHVSRLVDLVGEMRGLGVRQIIIVSHDDELVGAADELVTVEKNPTTNRSSVRHEDAADLAAAASLADD
- a CDS encoding DUF7346 family protein — its product is MQTVRDDAGKRYLLVKRSGESSRVRDPETGTEQYRSNDELTFEGVSPLVTAAGAVPDSVRRVLSATHDDRSLGLLVEVTDRGPLSVVELLDAYDLCESDLHGLLGELRAADLLTETRVHGERGYDATETARDAVSRLRSTADGPGTTGDDGGRRRFDGETTEAKTTEAEREEE
- a CDS encoding beta/alpha barrel domain-containing protein, giving the protein MTQTPARETTADESGFDAVASDSATADSDPNGEVRDALRELAEGTAPRREAEYEATIADAVACLPCVRDAAAFVAEGNVDALARAVGDARAAGDEAAVERGRRALAVLRRLRSAARTDAESGDADQFRSGHGTVLPGAGQPRDR
- the mre11 gene encoding DNA double-strand break repair protein Mre11 translates to MTRVIHTGDTHIGYQQYHSPERRRDFLDAFEQVVEDAVSEDVDAVVHAGDLFHDRRPELRDLLGTLSALRRLEEADVPFLAIVGNHESTRGGQWLDLFENLGLAERLGREPRVVGDTAFYGLDHVPESRRDDLTYDFEPHDAAHAALVAHGLFTPFAHANWETETVLAESNVAFDAVLLGDNHAPGVEEVRDTWVTYCGSTERASTSEEPGRGYNIVAFDGEVDIRRKSLDTRPFRFVSVELKEGEGVERVREQVRQHDLTDAVVVVEVTGEGEPVTPASIEEFAAERGALIARVTDRRELETESSLDVTFADPDDAVRERVSDLGLSTAARDVDETIRASKTPDSKVREEVRSRVASLMDDGDLSAFESAEPSSDAGEGDGSEAGSETDADDPSEGDETADAVSAEESPPDEVAVETPAAAEDGRAATVGADADADATADTDMSADADAETDTDADPAADGEAGPDAESETERDATEPDAETNGQFTMEDF